The sequence ctccgcgccgcccgcggcccTCCTGTACCCCGGCCGCCACTGCCCCTGCTCCCGTCTCTCCGCGCCACCCGCGGCCCTCCcctgcatcgccgccgccgttgcgccctcgcggccgcccgccggccgcctctcCGCGCGCGCCTGACTGCCCGCGGggagcgctgccgccggcgccggagtcCGGAGAGGAAGCCCATACCCCCTCCAAAAAAATGTTGACGTAGGATTAATAAATGTTGAATCTATTATATCCAAATGTTGAAATAGTTTATAAGAGATGTTGAATCCATTATGTCAAAatattgaaatatttttagataATGTTGAATCTAATTTGGGCTTAATGGGCTTTATAGATACATAGATTATTCATCTTTCAGAAGTTATATAGGGACACCCGCTCTGACCCGTGgatcctatatatcttccggtAGATTTTTTCTTACTCAccttccagtgtttgagattcgtgcaaccaTCTATAACCGTTGGATCAATacacccaaacccaaaccctcaCCCCCTCTCTCACCCGCGCTCCCTCCCCTGCCCCCGCCGCAACCCACGCCGACCCGTGCCGCCGCactcgcacagcgccgccggccctctccTGCCCCACGCGTCGGCCCTCTCCTACCCTGCCACCGCGCGCTGCCCTGCCGTCGCTGCTCCACTGGGGCGCGCACCGCCGCTGCTCCGCGTGGGAGcgcaccgccgcccgcgcacTGATGCTCCGCTGCTGCTCCGcgcgggagcacgccgccgccagccgccgacgctccgccgcccgccgccaaaATACATGTGTTTTAGATTAGCAAATGGATTAAAAGTGTCAAATGTCATACATAGCAAAGGAATGATGTTTCAAGGGTCAATTTGGCGAACTCTATGTTTGGTGTCCTATAATTGAGAAGCACATTGTTTGAAGTCttatttttgcaattttctcCTGCCAGCAACATATAGCGCATGAGCGCGCGCCAATCACTAGTTTACCAATCATTCTTGCTTTGTTACATACTTATATAGTGCTGCAGCATTGTTAATTTAACAAATTTTTGGGTGCATACTCTCTAAGCTGCTGATTATCAATATGGCTCTTGGTGAGTAAATTGGGCACTTCAATAGAAAAATATATGGGTACTAACCCATTATAAGGCTTAAATAAGGTCTCAAAAAAAAGGCTTAAACAAGACCACATCACTACCAGAAACCcctggtttgccgagtgcttaacagtttgccgagtgcattccatcaggcactcggcaaacaactgatttgccgagtgtaaaaaagaaaacactcggcaaagaaaaaacactcggcaaaatgtccaatttgccgagtgccggacataatgcactcggcaaacaaccacaaaacactcggcaaacaactaCACTCAGGCAAAAAAATTAGCACGTGCCCGTCGGCAAACAACTGTTCTCTTTGTTAATATACTAtaccaaattaaaaaaaacttctTTCACTGCCCTCCAAATTCTTGTAAAACACGTTTGGTAAACGaatggaaaggaaaaaaaataaaagaaagctTGCCGAGTGCTGAGTGCTGTGATCAAGCACTCGTAAAGCTATTAATTGCCGAGTGCTAGATCacaacactcggcaaactttcttcctcctttcttaAGCGCTGCTCACACCACCCATGCCCCCCACACAACACACCCACACCACAGAAGCTTCACGCCGTGCGCTGCCTCCACGCCGCTGCCGGCCTGCCTCCtccacgccgcacgccgccacGCCATCGCCACCACGCCTCCGTCCATGCCACCTACGCTCGGCACCGCtgcccgccatggccaccgcgtGAGCTCCTTGCCTCCTTCCTATCTCTCCCTCCAGCGCCCTCTTCGTTGCCGGGAGATGGCAGCACCAGCAGCTCCGCGGCCTTAACACTCACCAGTACCAGGTGCCCtccagtggcggcggcgcgcggggctcgGCCCTCTTcctccggcggtggcggcgctctgGGCCCGGCCCCCTtcctccagcggcggcggcgcgcggggcccgGCCGCtttcctccggcggcggcggcgcaaggctcACGGAGCTCCTCTCCCTCCTGTCTCTCCGGTGGTCCGGTGGTGCACGGAGCTCCTACGCAGCGGCCACGACGAgggggcgcgcggccggcctGCGCAGCAGCCGCGGCGGTCAAGGCGAGGggctggctgcagcggaggCAGCATGGCAGTGTCGACCAAGAGCGTCGtgctttttttattatttttttcgaaaatctttgccgagtgttagaTATAGCACTTAACAAAGTTTTCACCGAGTGTGCGAtagaaaacactcggcaaagatgttTTTGCCGAGTGCGTTTCGCCGAGcgctacactcggcaaagccttcgCCGGGTGTTTTtggggctttgccgagtgtccctggcactcggcaaagctgccGATTCCGGTAGTGTAGCTATATGGCCATACTTTCTGAAATCTAGAAATTGCTATATGGTCATGCTTTTCTGAATTCTTGATTTCATATGAAATGGAGAATGGAAGCCTGATTCTACTATTGGTTTCTTCTACATTTCAGATGCGTATAAGACTTTTTTTTGTGAAAGCGTATAAGACTTATttgttctttaaacaaattGGTTTCCGTCAATTTAACTACACACAGTATTAAAACAACTTCCATATTTTTCGAAACAGCACAAACACAGACCATGGGACGGACTCCTACCATTTATGTTGTTGAGTACAACAGGATGGCGATCGAACATAACCAATGCAGGACACTAATTATAACATATTAGTGTTATTAGGTTGCCTCACATGATGAAAGTAATATTGAATCAGGATGGAAATTAAAATAGTACCATGAGACACTGAGACTTCCTAGCCAAGATTGTATCTCCATACATGAATGCAGCTTCTGATTCCGGCATTATAAACTCCACTGCAAAGATCATCTCTTCCTGACATGTTCCTTTGCAGCTCAGGCTTGGAGCAAACTAGGCGTGGATACTCAAGGGTGCGCCGTGCAGGAAGTCTGGAAGGTGCCGCGCCCAGCAACAATCCCGGCCAAGCACTACGACAGCTTTCTTCTGCTAGTATGCTGGAACCTGTGGAAGCACCGCAACGAGGTGGTGTTCAACAGCCTCCCCCCTTCGCATGAGAGACTCTGGTGTGCCTGCAAAACTGATGCTCGAGAATGGAGCTATAGGTGGAAGTCAGCAGACTACGCAGTGAACGAAGCCTGGTGTTTTCTCTTTTCGAATATGTAATCCCTTTCCAGTTTTTTGGCCCCCTGTTTTTCTCTAAATTTGCTGAAGACCAAGTGTAAAACTTTTGGCTTGCAAAAAGCCCGTTAATCAAAATTCAGGTGGGGGAtgctctccccccccccccccggtgaccatcaaaaaaaaaaactccactGCAACACGCTGTGCTCTGGTGCATCCTGATGACAGTAAAAGACACAAATCAAAGAATGCTAACATCAAGAGCAAGGAACTACTGAGAGTAAGCATTAGTCGTTAAGCTAATAGCATAAGAGAGCTTCGGGTAACTTCTCTGTTTTGTGCAGACGTACATATAGCAATCACTTCTGGAGATGTCATGAGTGGCCCAAGAATCCATGACACTATTGCTAAAAAGATTTGTCAGTGACACATCTGCACATGAGAAAAATAGTCAGGCACTCCATCTGAACATCACTCTCCGGTTGTAAGTCCACTCATATTTACAATATCTATGCCCTTCTGAGTTTGTTTTGATCTTGTACATATCGCAGAAGGTTGAGGGAGGTAGGGTTAGGAAGGTGTATACTCGAAGCTGGATCAATACAAGCCATCGGATTAAAATCAAGTGGTATTAAATTAGACGAATTTTGGCTACTATATCTGCCCACAGACAAACTTAGAGTATCTTCAAGAGTCTTTCTAAATTTCACTCTCTAAATCATCATTTAGAGAGTCATCTACGTAAAAATCGTTTTCTATATATTTTCACTCTCCAACAACTTTTCTATATCTTGTTTACACTCTAGAGAGTCATTTCGCTATCTATCTTTGGCTAGCGAGAAATCCGGAATAGATAATAGCTATATTTGGGTAACCATTTAGAAAAGGTCTTGGAAAGTATTTTTctatcaaaatctctattcctCATAATTGGGATGGATAGAgagtctcttggagttgctcttactaGTATGGCCCTTGAGTAAGAGGGAACTATATGTATTGACGATTGACCAGTTCCAGCAAGAATGTTGCACGAGTAAGGCAGGTAGCAAATGCAAAAGTTGGGCCAACCTTGTTGCGGCAGCTGCTGGCAGGATCGATCATGCTTGCACAAGAACAAATGAGAAACAATTTTAGTTTCACGAAGCACCTAATTGAACTGGAGAAAGGGCAAACAGAGGCTCTAAGAGCAGTTCAGAACGAAAATGCTAATCATCACCTATCCGGCATTAATTGGTGCATACATCGGATTTATGCAGAACATTGACGCACGGAATTCAGACTATCCAGGAGCAGCCCTCACGGCTTTGATCAATCAAACACGGCAAGCTTCTGGTACTCCTCGCCGGCGATCGCTGCATTCATGACAGCCTCCGGGTTCACCACGCCGTCGTTCTCCAAGAAGAGCTTGACGAAGTTCTTGGAGAACCCGCTCACCATGGCGACCCCTGGCTGCGTCGACGTCACGGGCGTGGAGCGCGAGTCCCGCAGGTTCCAGAACACGATCTGTGGCACCACGTCGCCGTACCCGGCGTCCTGGAACTTGCGGCAGATGGCCTCGTAGTCAGTCTCCCACCGGTTCGCCGATGCTTGGTCGAACTCCATGTCGCTGAACACGAACACGGTCCTGATCATCTTCTCCCGTGGCAGCTGGGCGTCCACCGCCGTGCGGAGGATGCGGTCGAAGACCGCCTGGAAGTTGGTGTTATATCCCCAATCCATCCGCTGCACGAACCTCAGCTTCTCCTGGAGGGTTTTCCCTTTGATCATGTGGATCTCCGGACTGTGGCTGAAGGTGATCACCCTACCCGCCCACGGCTTCTCGCTGAGCTCCGAGATGAGCAAGCCCAGCGCGACGCACACCTCCATCGGCGTGCCGCTCATGCTCCCGGACACGTCGCAGACGGCGATGCAGTTGCTCAGCGAGCCCTTCTTGCGGAGGTCGTCCACCATGCGGCGCCACTGCAGCTCCGACACGTCGTCCTTCTCGCCGCGgtaggccgcggcggcgatctcGTGGGGCAGGAGCGCGCCGGCCGCGATCTTGGCCTTGCCCGCCGCCACGTCCTCGAGGTACTTGCCGAAGCGCACGTCGTCGTGCTTCTTGAACAGGGCCTTGTAGCGCCTCATGGCCACCGAGGCGACGCGGGTGTAGGGCAGCTCGGACCACCGCTGGGCGCTCATGTACACCTCGGGGAGCTCGAGGACCTTGCGCAGCGGCACCAGCACCtcgcggcggagacggtggagCACCTGGTAGGAGTAGTGCTCCTCTGACAGGCCCACGTAGTCGGGGGTGGAGTCGCGCGGGAAGAGGCGGCGGGCGATGGCCTCGCAGAGCAGCGTCGAGCGGTCGAACGACGAGCCCGGCGTGGGGCACCACTTGGCCGCGAGCccgatcttcctcttcttgccgCCGGGCGCGAGCTGCTTGAGGTCGGAGGCGAGGAGGTCGGCGAAGAAGTCGGCCACGCAGTCGAACAGGAAGCGGTAGGCGCGGTCGCCGTAGTACATCTCCAGCGACTGCACGGCGAGCTTGGCCACCTTCAGCACCTTCTTGgtgaccttcttcttcgtcgcaGTCGCGGTCGCGGCCACCTCCTCCTTCATTGGCGATGGCACCGCGTCTTGATCCGCCGCCTCCTGCAGCGGCGTCTTCTGATCCAGATCCACCTCCATCGCCTCGGGCCTCTGCTGCTCCACCTCCATCGCCTGCTCAGGCTCGTCGGTCTCCACCGGGGCCACGGCGGCCGCCTTCCTGCCTCGCTTGGACATGGTCTTCCTGGTGGTGGTGAGCGCGGCGGCCACGTAGTCGGCGAGCGTGGGCGCGGACAGGGCGGCGGGCGTGGGCGCggacggggccggcggcgcggcctggagcaactcgccggcgcggcgccgcctccgaTTGGCCAGCTGCGCGACGCGGACCTTGAAGGCCCTGCGGCCCTTCTCGGCGTCGGCCCTGGCCCTGGCGACCGCGCGGACGTCGGCGCCGTGGACGAGGCGGTAGAGTAGCTCGGGGAAGTCCTTGAGGTAGCCGAACTCCGCAAGGGCCGGGACGTTGCAGGCGAGCGTGCGCGGGTGGCGGCCGTGCACCCAGAGCGCGGCGGCGTAGAACCCGTCGCGGTCGGACTTGCCCgtgccgcgcacgccgcggagGTTGGCGACGAGCCGGAGCGCCGTGAGCGGGTCGCtcgcccaggccgccgccacgAGCCCCCGCACGCGGTCCGGCGGGGTGCCCGGGACCACCTGGAAGAAGAGGTCCAGGCAGGGGTTGCCGGAGGCCGCGTAGGTGGCGGAGCCGTTCTCGGTGCGCGTCTTGTTGGGCGGCAGCCCCGCCTTGGCGGGCGCGTCGTCGTTGAAGCCGGCGTCGAGGAGGTCGAGGAAGGGGTGGGACGCGGGggcctcggcgtcggcgtcggcggccgcgaGCGTCGGGCGGGCACCGCGGATCACGGGAGGGCCGAGGAGGGCTGGCGCCATGGCAAGGAGGGGATCGATCGGATGGGATGGGATCGGAGAGGAgcggttagggtttaggggtgGATTCGGCTGCTGGATGCGGATGGATCGGCAATGTCTCGCTACTATATAGGAAGGAGGACTTGCTGCCAGGTGGATGCGTTTGGTCGGTGGAATTTGATCTCGAATCGAGGCCGTTTGTTTGAACCGTCGTAGCAGGTTGACGGCTCAGATCGGCTCGGTGTCCGTGATTAACGCGCGCTGCGTGTCCGTGATTAACGCGCGCTGCCGTTGGGCTGATGACTCATCAGGAGTAAGTTCAGAGTTGTGCATTcggcccaaaaaaaaaagttcagagTTGTGCAGGATGAACGGAAGGTTCCTACTGTGTGGTATACTGGTGTGTGATGATGTTTCGCTTCAGAATTCCGGGAGGCTCGGCCACTCGATTTGTTTGCTACTTTGCTAGCCATTTGCACGTAGGGCAGCTTTCTCTGAATCTACATGTAATCTCTGTAGTATTTTTAATTAATCTGTCTTAGAATTAATAAAGTTCAGGCAACCCAGGGCTTGCCGtagtttctttcaaaaaaaaattgcgcgTAGGGTGTGTGCTATATGAATCTCGCTGAGTTCATCGTATGATATCCAACTCTAGCAGGCAAGCTTGTGTTTGTGAAGcggcgagaaaaaaaaaaggtgatgcCCGCGAGGGGTGCAGCGTCGTCGGTTGGATGGTGTTTGTGCAGAACACACCACGACGACATGCATGTTAGCGCCATGGCCGCTAGAGCTGAGGAAGAAGAGTAGAAGACCGTTCGCTTCGGATAAACGACAAAGGCAAATAATTGAAGAGGACGTTGCATTTCGTCCTAGAAATTGTAACTCCTAAAACTCTCTGGTCATTTCAGGGCCACTATTGAAAATAGAAAATGAAATCAGGTGGGGGATTCTCTCCCCCTCGGTTGACCCCTCAAAAACAAATAGTTGAAGAGGACGTGGCATTTCGTCTCGTCAGCTATAAAAGAGATTCGAACGTaacaggggcggagctacgTGGTGGTGTAGGGGTTGGCTGACCCCGACGATTTCCGCAGATCTTTTATACCCAACTTATTTTCACCGTgtttgtgacggaaccgccaaattaaaactttaattaagcgtaatggccgttaTTTAAACACATTAGTCACATTCACTTAATgatttaatttggcgatcctttctcaacccacggcccgatcaaAACATCACCAGTAGTCCCACACCAAggagggcgcagatggtacaagcacatcataatacttaaaaatacaaaCACCATATGAGTACAAAACATTAAGTTTTACAACCCGAGTTCAAATATACATATAATTTACAAGAGttgcataatttacaaactttacaaACGATGTACTGAAGTTCGAATAGACTAGATCCTACAACTACACTAGCCTGCAAAAGCCCTGATTAATCATGACCGGACAGACCGGTACACCCAACCGGCTGGACCGGTCGGCACTACCCTGCcgacaccaccggtcagaccggtctgcgcaaAACAGAAAAGCTGAACACTCTGCCCTCAAGAGTACAACCCGACAATCCCCTAATCTAAGGGCCTCGCTCCACCACCttccacccctctgcatcccggcggatgagcttgacacagcaggggcagaagtcaacgTCTGGGTGTCCTGAAagaattgtggcaacaaaccctgagtatactaatactcagcaagacttatccgtctattgggtatacttagcccacatattctagacatgcaagctttttggctAGGAGTTGGTTTTGCGGAAAAGAAGCAATTAcaagtgagtccttatttttccaCATTTTAGCTTCAATATAAAGTAATCAATTTACTAATCCTCTATGATTTGCAAATCTACAGCAATCATGGTGAACAAATCAATAATTAGATAATATCAGCCCGCATGTCATCTCTTTTAATTCATTTCCTtgctacgatgtgaccaagagatcaaggctctcatgaccgcgagacacggcgaatcgatccgatttaaccttgcaaggtggacctaaccaacacggcacgcaaaagccccgtcggatcCCACGCACCAacttttcccctccccgcctcgaactacaggaaccagcccaacgacatatggtcaaccgagctcaacgtgagaccaccaaaagtaaacatatgcatccccaactctccgcgactactcgaccaccccaggagttgggtgcgggttcctgtactttcgaagcgaagcattactcggcttaccggtttcgactacctcctactcctggtatgcggttagtacagttcaatccccaatcagcacagccaacaacggaacggtccttaatcaaccCAGATGGGGCTACACATTCCCCCATCCGGTCTCCCAACCCATACCTTCCATCTTGAATATAATGATTCATATATTGTAATAcaaagacatcctatatctcgcgagtgacagaattatcactcgacttctatcgagccctattaagcatagctaTGCTAACGgcctattcatactagtataaggcccagaaaaacctaggaatcatgcaactaaggtttcaaacaattcctaaacctaatgcacaaatattagagacatatataggtgacataatttaaaatagtaggatgtgcaccggggcttgccttcgggtttGTCGTGTACCGCGATTAGGGATACCCTAATCGGGGTTCTAAGaccaccctaaaaacgcaaaacacatattaggcaactgagcccacgaagacCCACAGCCTCAttcccaatctggaagaaagaaagGGACTCAAAGAAgaccagcacgcggcccatccacacccccctcggacctgcgggatgatctccgcctcgctcgagggctcccatcgagaccctcgactgcgccccgcatctccgcctcgctcgagggtagcgaacctaccctcgagcgggcgaaacatctccgccttgctcgagggtagcgaacctgccctcgagcaggacaaatcatctccgcctcactcgaggccaCCCGTCGacgtaaaggacaaacggcccttccgctcacccgcccgtcgtacggaggcattaaatgccaaccactcctccacagcgcagacaaacggcgtcaggccgccattccccacagtgggtgtgaccggagtcccgtcctccaactccggtcactgctccgccatcccggacgctgtggcagcactgtggaacctgcgacgcgggacgagacgtgATCGGCACAGTTCCTGTTACTATTCTACCAACtccggctgtccggactccacttcaccacacgtatggccccgggccggccccctgctcgggaaggggtccggcgtcgccacgtgcccctcaaggagggacgctcagcgctagcagccggaggcccggacctccccccttgaggggtccgggatctcCACGTGACTCCCGGACCTCCTTGGTGCACGCGCCAGCACTCCGttcaggggggtccgggaccgccacgcGCCCCATCACCGCTGGCGCACATATATacgcaagaccctgacctgcatGGCTCATGGAGCGCcaccacgccacatctggagaactgtacaccctacagcgacgaccacgctgACTGCTGGGGCAGGCaagacgccggcgcgatctccgcaagacaaGGACGATACCCAAGACAACTACCACGCCCGAcgtcatgccccacagtgtactttccacagtgctcgaccactgcacccccgcgattcgggggaaaccgacgacttccacgttcccctgcgcatgtacaccatccctccttgtgactataaaaggaggaggcgtgcTTCCTTGAAAGGGGACGTTCGCGATCATCGTCACGCAATCCGACCACTCGATAGAACACAACACTCagcacccgatattggcactcgcctcaatcaacttctcctctagcagagacttgggagcttccctccctctctcgcctcgcctgtaccccctactacaggcacctccggtgcaagataatacaatgccctcgcacaccccctttgctgaaCGTACGGCCctgtggccggaaccaggataaacccgtgcgttactgtgttgcctcttgcatcaacatctgggacgaggaaacacgcagcattactagttgggatccggaccgccgagtcaggacaccgacagttggtgcgccaggtaggggctcgcTGCGTGatgttttctcttttgttcccatttgatctccagggatggcgagcagatctaacccattccccatgggcgtcttggatccgctcccagcaggatacgtgatctggttcgggagtctcaagttc comes from Panicum virgatum strain AP13 chromosome 4K, P.virgatum_v5, whole genome shotgun sequence and encodes:
- the LOC120702212 gene encoding uncharacterized protein LOC120702212, producing MAPALLGPPVIRGARPTLAAADADAEAPASHPFLDLLDAGFNDDAPAKAGLPPNKTRTENGSATYAASGNPCLDLFFQVVPGTPPDRVRGLVAAAWASDPLTALRLVANLRGVRGTGKSDRDGFYAAALWVHGRHPRTLACNVPALAEFGYLKDFPELLYRLVHGADVRAVARARADAEKGRRAFKVRVAQLANRRRRRAGEKTMSKRGRKAAAVAPVETDEPEQAMEVEQQRPEAMEVDLDQKTPLQEAADQDAVPSPMKEEVAATATATKKKVTKKVLKVAKLAVQSLEMYYGDRAYRFLFDCVADFFADLLASDLKQLAPGGKKRKIGLAAKWCPTPGSSFDRSTLLCEAIARRLFPRDSTPDYVGLSEEHYSYQVLHRLRREVLVPLRKVLELPEVYMSAQRWSELPYTRVASVAMRRYKALFKKHDDVRFGKYLEDVAAGKAKIAAGALLPHEIAAAAYRGEKDDVSELQWRRMVDDLRKKGSLSNCIAVCDVSGSMSGTPMEVCVALGLLISELSEKPWAGRVITFSHSPEIHMIKGKTLQEKLRFVQRMDWGYNTNFQAVFDRILRTAVDAQLPREKMIRTVFVFSDMEFDQASANRWETDYEAICRKFQDAGYGDVVPQIVFWNLRDSRSTPVTSTQPGVAMVSGFSKNFVKLFLENDGVVNPEAVMNAAIAGEEYQKLAVFD